The Mustelus asterias chromosome 13, sMusAst1.hap1.1, whole genome shotgun sequence genomic sequence TTTCCATTTCTTAAAAAAATTTAATAAGGTCCTATTAAATAGACGATAAATCCTGTAATGTTTTGTGGAGAGTGTTATAAAATATAAGGGCCTGCCTCTGTATAATTCTGGAGCAGTTTAAGGATGTTGCCGCTTATTGAACTCTGTAACATGTAAATTCCTAGGTTGAATACTGAGTTCCCTTCTATGCGATGGGTAAGGAGAAACTATGTCATGGTATAATTCATATTCAAGCAGTGGTACACTCATCCCTGAgtaagaaggttgtggattcaagcctTCACTTCAGAGTCTTGAGCACATTAACCAGGCTAATACTCCATTGCAGTGCTGATGGACAAATGTCCCATCAACTGAAGTCCCATCTGAACCAGTCAGATGGACATTTAAAAAAACCCTCTGGCATTATTCAAAGAACAGAGAAGTTCTTTTGGTGTCCTAGTCACCACTAATCCCCCTACTTCACCACCCAAACAACTCATCTGGTCATCTATCTCACTTCTGCTTGTGGAGCCTCATTGTGTACAAATGGCTGCTACATTTTActacattacaactgtgactGTGAAGGGTTTTGGGAATATCCTCCGGTTGTGAAAGCTATGATATAATTGCATGTTTTTTCTTTGCATGTGTAAAACAACACATTTTTATGGGGGGAAAAACAGCTTCATTATGATCAGATAGTTCTAATAGCATAATGGAACTGATGATGATATAAGAGTTTTTCCAAGGGCTTTTTTTCTCAGGTTACAAAATATGTTGTTCCTTACTGATTCAGTAAAACAATTATAAAACTTTTTTGGGGGGTATTGTATTTCTGTTGCATTTCTTTAAGAGATTACCTATAGCAATCATTGCAATGTTTGCATTTATTGCTGTATATTGTGAAATCCTCActgatagttttttttaaaaagagggcaATTACTGTTTTGCCAACTTATTTATTCTGTAGTTCTTAGTGGTAATTTTACTGGTCACCAGACTGGTAATAAACACTAGAAAAAACTCAAAGGTAACTCACGCACAAAATAATGTTTAATCGGCAGCAGTATGCTGAGGTTCAGGTAAAGATGTTGAGACTAGGTGTATGTAATGAGGCAGCAATCCAAATGAGAAGTTCAGACTGTGCTGTCATAAGTTGCAGGAACAAAAATGGAGAAATGAAGAATAGCAATCCAGGGAGAATTTGAgactatattcatagaatccctacagtgcagaaggaggccatttggcccgttgggtctgcatcgactctccaacagatcacCCTGCTCAGgtcctgtctctgtaaccccacatattttccccactaatccccctaacctacatattttgggacactcaggggcaatttaacatggccaatccatctaacctgcgcatctttggactgtgggaggaaacccacacagacacggggaaaatgtgcaaactccacacagatagtcacccaaggctggaatcaaatccgggtccctggtgctgtgaggcaacagtgcaaactactgtgccaccatgctgcctaattCCATCCAATGGAGTTTTCATATTTACAATGTTCCTTAAAAGAAATCTAGAAAGACATTAAGCTGTTCAAAGGTATTGTCCAGTACCTCTGAAAATATGCATCTCCCGAGGctgccctcacccccaccatgAAGGTGTGTCCTTGACAGCTACATCTAGCCTTATCGTCTAATGTACATAATAGGAGAGGGGTTCCCTGTCCTCCAttggaaatgatgtggagatgccggcgttggactggggtaaacacagtaagaagtaaccTGGCTACTTTAGACAGTGAAAAACTTCACATCTAACAAGAGGACCAACAATCAAAAAACATGCTGAAAATAACATTCAAATCTTGTTTTTCTGCTTTCCTCCATCTTTTTGTCAGATCTGTAGCGGAAGGGGCCAGAAAATTGCTTGGAGACATATCCTACCACATTCCAGTCTCTGCCATTCCCTAAAAATAGCCATAACTCTCCTCAGCTCCTCTGGAACTCGATGCTTATGAAAATGATGGAAATGGAGAtgattaattattttaaaatgaaattggATTGGCTCTTAGGGAAATAAATTTGTGTGGAGGAATGGGAgaagtaacctggtgttgttaaacttcttactccattgGAAAGCCATGAATGGAAAAGACAACAGCAGCCACCAATAATGTTCCTAAAGGCCTGCTCATAATTTTTACCGCTGCTCAACTTGTACATGCCTTGCGCTGAGAATGATTCTCTACAGCCATTTGCTATACAGCCATTATGCCAAGGAAGGGAGCTCTTCTTCAGAGATCTGAAGGCTTTAAGAGTCACCCCATTGAGCCTATGGCAATTCTTCgtagagcaatccaatcagtcccattcctcCACTCAAATTTATTTCCCTAAGAGCCAATccaatttcattttaaaataattaatcaTCTCCATTTCCATCATTTTCATAAGCAACGAGTTCCAGAGGAGCTGAGGAGAGTTACGGCTATTTTTAGGGAATGGCAGAGACTGGAATGTGGTAGGATATGTCTCCAAGCAATTTTCTGGCCCCTTCCGCTACAGATCTGACAAAAAGATGGAGGAAAGCAGAAAAAACAAGAGTTGAATTTTATTTTCAGCATGTTTTTTGATTGTTGGTCCTCTTGTTAGATGTGAAGTTTTTCACTGTCTAAAGTATAAGGTAATATGGTGTAGGACATAAATAAAACCATTAGTGTTATTGTGCTTGATGACTTTTCCAGTTACCTGCTTGTTTCTGATACACAATATTTCCATATTTGTCTAATTTACCCTTGTAACAAGATTGCCATCATTTACTATTCCTAGTGAACTATTAACCATGCAATTTTGTAAAACATTATCTGACCTTCTAAACCTATGCtgatcagattttttttttcagtctcCCAAGAAGGcaaagaagaaaacagagggagcAAACTCCAATGTGTTCTCTATGTTTGATCAGTCACAGATTCAGGAATTCAAGGAGGTAATTTTGTTGAGTCTACGTAACAAAAGGGGATGCTCAAAATTTCatgaacctgaaatgttaactctatcttCTTTTCTCCATAGATTTCACCTGACCTTCTAAgtgtttccatcattttctgtatttatttcagatttcctgaatctgcagtattttctttTTTGTTTGACATCAGATAGGAAATTGCTTCAGGGTTTCTCTAAAGTAAGCACATTCTCAGAAAGGTAGATAAGGTGCCTCTTGTTTGGAAGTTAAGCAAGCAGTTTGAGATACTGCTAAAATCTTAAATTTGATCACTAATCATAACCGAGTTAGTTGCTATTAATTGGGGAAAAGTAAGGATGGCATAATTGGGTTATGTAGTCCGGTGTTGAGAGTTCTTTTTTTAACCATTTTacagtgatttgtacagtaaAGCACAAGTGTGAATGTTCTGGAAGCATTGGAAGAATTTTAACTGCATGATATCCATGATCATACCCTCCATAACATTgcttctctctgccccatctcaacTTCCCTAGCTTTGTTATCTCCAGATTTGATTATACTAAAGCTCTCTTTACCAGCCTCCCACCTTCCATCCTCCAGAAACATGAGCTAACTCAAAGCTCTGCTACCCATATCCTCCCTAGTTTTAacgttacttattagtgtcacataaaggcatacattaacactgcaattaagttactgtgaaaatcccctagttgccacactccggcacctgttcgggtacactaaggaagaatttagcatggccaatgctcctaaccagtacgtctttcaaactgtgggaagaaaccggagcacccggaggaaacccacagagacacagggagaacgtgcagactccacacagacagtaatccaagccgggaatcaaacctgggtccctggcactgtaaggcaacagtactaaccattgtgccaccatgccatgcagTGCTGCACCAAGTCAAATTCACCAATCACCTGTGCTTGCTCATCTATATATAGGCTCTGGTTCCGCCAATGCCTCAACATTAAAATTctcttccttgttttcaaatccctcaataGCTTCACCTGTTTCGATCTCTGTAACTTTCTCTGTCTTGCAGTTTTCCAAGAtcctctgtgctcctccaattctggccacttGTGCACCTCAGGCTCCTTTTGTCCCACAATTGGCAGCTGCTGACATTCTAAGCAatgaaattctctccctaacctCCTCCATTCTCTACTTTACTAGCCTCCTTCAAGATATTCATTAAAAGCTACTTCTTTGATCTTTGTCACCTGTCTTAGTATCTCCTAATATGATTCAAATGTCCCACTTTTCTTGATAATGTTCCCAGGAAGTGCCTTTGGATGTTTTAAATACATTATATGAATGATAGTTGCTGTTGACTCTAAAAAGCTGATTGCCACTCGGTTGAAGTGCTGAAGAATGCGCATTAGCAATGGAACCATTCCCATGTGAGTCAGCACTGAGGGGACATAGTGATGCTATAGGAGAAAGATCTACACATGTATCACAGTTCATACAGTTTCATTTGTACAACCACTGAAGCAACTGGTAACCATTATTTATCAGGATGAAAGAACTGGAGCTCAGAAATTACTGTTGGCAATATTAGTGGAAAGAGACTTAACATGTTAGTATATTATTCCTTAGTGCATATTTTTAAACTTAAGATGGGGTTATTTTAGATAACTTAACACctcagattaaatgacaaaggaaCATCATATAAATTTGTTCAGAGTCTGCCTGCCAATACAGCCAATTGTAGTTTTAACATTTTCactctgattacaaacaggactTTCAAACTCCTTGCTCAATCACTGATGAACATTAACTTAGCTAAAAAACTTTGTATTTAGATAATTTCACAAGTGGAAAACTGTTTTTCCACAGAGGTCATTGTGTAGGGTAATCCATGTGCATTTGATCACTGTGGGAGAGCATTCTGAAAAGCTGTCAGCGCCAACAGGTCTGCACCTGTAACCATTAGTTACTTACTCTGCTGAAGTTCCAAGACAGTCCTGTCAGCATGAACTAATGACTTTTGTAGTTAACCCTTTCAGTTTTACACAATACATATCATCACCAAAGCCATAAAGGCAGAGATGTAATGAATTAGTTTCTTGTAACCTAGGTCAAATCAGCATCTGCAATACCTTGCTCCTGCAAAATAATTATGTGAGCTGCTGAGAAAGGTCTGCTGTGGGTTTTCATGTTCATCCAGACCTAAGTTTCTCAGTGGAGTCTGACACCATTACACTTAATTACAActtacctttctttttaaaccactTCTACGCTTTACTCAATGAAACAGCCAATATTAAAAGACAGATATTGTTCTAAGTAAATACAATTCAGAAGACAGAATAACACTCAGGAATGGGAGACTGGTAATACCAATTTGAGGCAGTGGGGATCATTTACTCTGTTAACTATTTGAAGAAAAATACAACTGCATACCATTTCATTATAAATAACTAACTAAATAAACTTTTCCTATGCCTTTCTGCTTTTCATACAGCTTCTAGTGAATTCTGTGgaaatgttttgaaatgtattctgAAATGTTTGTTACCTCCGCACTAATTTTGACAAAACTAAAGGAGAGTAAAGAAAGATTCCTGATGCAGAAAAATAACTCCTGTGTCGCCAGTGGATTTGGTCAATTTTATTCAATTATTGTTGAATGTTTGTATAAATTTAATATTTACTTCTTTACCATTGTGCTCTATGCTGCTACTTATAAAACCCAAAATGTCGCTGGCCTATTTATTTGTGGCTGCAGCTACCTATGCTCACACTCTCAGGGAATTATGCATCTGAACTTAAAGGGCTCTCCCTGTTCATCTGTACCCTTCAGCTTTTTGCATTGAGTATTTATGCCCATTCTTTGTGAAATGAGGGGAGTTACACATGTAGACCTGTGTATAATCATACCATAATGCAGAATGTTATGGTCCTTCTGAGTGGCCCATGAGGAAGACACTGCTTAAGGCTGTGGCCTTTGACAACAAATTAATGATGAATACTGGCATAGGCTAAAACAAGGAGCACTTTGTCTACTTGTTCTGTCAAACAGGGAATGATGTATGGTGTAGGGCACTGAAACACTATATTAAATATGAGTCACTGTTGAATCTGAAACATAAGTTATAACCAAAGATACCAGTTTTTAATACTCTATTGATTTTGCCTTGATGCCAGGCTTtcacaataatggatcagaacaggGATGGATTCATTGATAAGGCGGACCTTAGGGACACATTTGCCGCTCTGGGTTAGTTTCACTATTACAAACTGATTTTCCCTGCTAAGGTCAAGAGACTTTTATTAATGGTTAGTAATCTATTCTACAGGCCGCCTGAACGTAAAAAATGAAGAACTGGATGAAATGATTAAAGAGTCTGCAGGACCAATTAACTTTACAGTTTTTCTTACCATGTTTGGTGAAAAGCTTAAGGGTAAGTGATATTAATGAGTAGTTTACAAAAGAAAGCCACAGACTATTAGAATCATTGTAACTACAGAAGGAAAGAATTTAGCTGGCTTGTCAATACGGTTGCTAATTTGCAACAAAAGGTCCAGGTAGATTTTGAGAACTAGAACAATTAATTCACAAAATTAGTTATGAACTTGAATTAGGATTTCTGTAGGTTTCTTCCAAGATTAATTTTACACATAAGGACAATAGGGTAAAAGTTACTGTGATATATTAGCAGTCAAATTCCTATTTGCCAATCATCCCTGATTTCTCTGACCTACATGGATTCGCAATCTCCaaatgcctcaaatttaaaactctcatccttgtaCTTAAATCTCTCCTGGGTTTTTTTCCTCCCTACCTCTTTAACCTAACTCCAATGCTACAATGTTCCATAACTCTCCAATGGAGCCAACCTCATTTTCAATCTAGCAGTTTAAAGTTGGGCATCCATATGACATAGAATTGTATTCGACacattaaaaaaggggcggcatggataagttgggctgaagggcctgtttccatgctgtaaacctctatgactctatgtaactTCATGGCCCAGCAGATCTCTTAtgataccattaccatcaagccaggggactaAACCTGGTTCAATGAGAAGTACAGTAAAATATatcaggagcagctccatgcacagctaaaaatgaggtgccaacctagAGGAACCATATACTGTAGCATATAGCCTATACTATGCTAGTGTataacacatatatatatattatatatactaTATGTTAcatagtatatatatatatataatatatataattatATGGGCAGAACTAGTGATCATATaagcaatggatcagatcaaagctctgcagtgctgtcacatccagttgtgaatagtggtggacaatttaGTAACTAACAGGGTGAAGAGGTTTCATGAACATCCTGATTCTTAATGATGTTGGAGTGCAGcacgtcagtgcaaaagacaagactgaagcatttgcaacaatcttttgatttgatttattattgtcacatgtattagtatatcgtgaaaagtattgcttcttgcaagccatacagacaaacataccagtcatagagaaaaaaaggagagggtacagaatgtaatgttacagtgtagagaaaatcaacttaatataaggtaagtccattcaaaggtctgatggcagcaaggaagaagctgttaagagattgaattagagcATCATcagagagtttataagagttagagtagagatttaaaagcatagaatgagagtaaaagatagaattagagggtatgctggacacagcttgcaagaagttgcctcactctggcgccatcttgaattTTTTTTCCATCGATTGCTGAGTTAATGATTCATTTCTGCCTCCCGCTTACGTCCCCAAAATCCAAGAAGTCATTCTTCACAGTTAATTAGAttcactgaagacttgtgttccagtacGAGCCAGGGttctagccaagttgttccagtagaACTactacactggcatctacctgacaatgtggaaaaatgcctATGTGTGTTCTGTccacaaaagcaggacaaatccaacctggccaattaccacctcatcagtctactctcagtcatcagcaaattgatACAAGGGGTTGTTGACTCTATTGCTAAATGGCACTTATTCGCTAATAACCTTCTCAATGACGCTCAAAGGCCAGTCAGCTCCatacctcattgcagccttgctcCAAGCATAGCCaaaagaggtgaggtgaaagtgactgcctttaacatcaaggcagcattcaccTGAGTGTAGCACCAAGCAGCACCCtgacaaaattgaagtcaatgagaatcagacaTAAAACATTCCACTTTCTGGAGTTATAtctagcacaaaagaagatggttatgACTAGTGGAGGACAATCATCTCAACCCcctaggacattgctgcaggacttcctcagggtagtgtcctaagctcaactatcttcagctgtttcaccaaTAACCTTTCATTCACCATTGGGTCAGAAATgcaaatgttcactgatgattgcactatATTCAGTTCAATTTGAAACCACTCAGACAATTAAGCAGTCCATACTCACATACAGCAAGGTCTGGGCAATATTCAGGCCAGGGCTGATATATGGGAATTAAGAGTTGCACCATAGGGAATGACCAATCTAACCATCCCTCCTGTGCACTGCCGAGTCCCCCACCAACATCCTGCAggtttaccattggccagaaatttAACTAGACCAGCtgaataaatactgtggttacaagagcagctcagaagCTGGGTATTGTGTAACATGTGACTTATTTCCCGATTTCCCCAAAACCTCTCCACCAACTATGAAGCACAAATAAGGAGTGCAatagaatactctctacttgtctGGATAAGTGCCTCCCAAatgctcaaaaagctcaacatcattcagaatgaagcaacccacttgattggcaccccatctaccaccttaatCATGGTTGCAGTgcttaccatctacaaggtgtacTGCAGCAGTTTGCCAAGGCTGCTTCGATAGTACcttttgaacccacaacttttcttatctaaaaggacaagggcagcagttgtaATGGGAACACCAAGCTCTTCTCCCAGCCAAACACCAATCTGACTTTAAATATATTGTCatcccttcatcatcactgggtaaaaatccttGCCTAGCAGCACCAAGACTGGAGTTCAAAAAGGACATGCACCATCTCaaagacaattaaggatgggcaataaatgtggccttgccagtgatgaagTTAAACTAGACCCCAGCTTGGCGCCACCCATTAATACATGACTCTGGCCCTGTCAGTCAGCTTAATCAAAATCCTACtctgtggcgtgccgcagggattggtgctggggccttaactgtttaccatatacatagacgatctggaggaggggaccgagtgtagggtaacaaagtttgcagatgacacaaagatgagtgggaaagcaaattgcgtggaggatgcagaaagtctgcagagagatttggataggctaagtgagtgggcgaggatctggcagatggagtataacgttgacaagtgtgaggttatccattttggaaggaataatagtaaaatggactattatttaaatggtgaaaaattacaacatgctactgtgcagagggacctggaggtccttgtgcatgaatcgcaaaaactcagtttgcaggtgcagcaggtgatcaagaaggcaaatggaatgttggcctttatcgcgaaggggatggagtataaaagcagggaggtcttgctgcaattgtacaaggtactggtgaggctgcaacgagagtactgtgtgcaattttggtccccttatttgcggaaggatatattggccttggagggagaacagagaaggttcatcaggttgataccggagatgaggggttagcttatgaggagagattgagtagattgggcctgtactcgttggagtttagaaggctgaggggagatcttatagagacatataagataatgaaagggctcgacagggtagaggcagagagattctttccacttagaaaggaaacaagaactagaggacacagcctcaaaacaagggggagtcagtttagaacagagttgaggaggaacttcttctctcagagggtagtgaatctctggaattctctgcccattgaagcagtggaggctacctcgttaaatatgtttaagtcacaggtagatagatttctgatcaataagggaattaagggttatgggaagcgggcgggtaagtggaactaaaccactatcagttcagccatgatcttattgaatggtggagcaggctcgaggggctagatggcctactcctgctcctatttcttatgttcttatgttcttatgaaatctcagggaaaaaccaaataaacaaaaatgcatggaTTCAGACTAAAACaaatgtgaatgaattaaaatataaataaaagtGATCAGGTACAAATTGATTTTTTCCAATTCCTGCATTGAGGACATTGAAGCCCAATTCCACGGCTACCCAATTGATATGGGTTAACTAAGGCAGGGAAACTGAATTTGATTCAATGTGGCTCAATTTAGATCAA encodes the following:
- the LOC144502987 gene encoding myosin regulatory light chain 2, ventricular/cardiac muscle isoform; the encoded protein is MSPKKAKKKTEGANSNVFSMFDQSQIQEFKEAFTIMDQNRDGFIDKADLRDTFAALGRLNVKNEELDEMIKESAGPINFTVFLTMFGEKLKGTDPEESILNAFKIFDPEGKGVLRKDYIEEVLMTQAERFTKEEVDQMFTAFPPDVSGNLDYKNLVHIITHGEEKDQE